Below is a genomic region from Gadus morhua chromosome 4, gadMor3.0, whole genome shotgun sequence.
AGCGTTGCGGGCTGGCTGGACAAGAACAAGGATCCCCTGAATGACTCTGTTATTGGACTGTACCAGAAGTCCTCAAACAAACTGATGCCTGTCCTGTACCCCGCTGTAGTGGAAGGTACATATTCATACCATGTCATCATAGTTAAAAACTGTTGACCCATTATATTGTAATACCCATTTATTTTGAAGCCAAACATTTTTACTAATTAACAATAATCTAAAACAGAGGTCGGGGGTGCAAAGAAGGGAGGCAAGAAGAAGGGTGGCTCCATGCAGACTGTGTCTTCACAATTCAGGGTAAGGTTAAACAAGCAATTACATGTAGAAATACATGTAATTTGATGCCATATTTCATATGTATTCTCTGAATTTGTTCTTTATCAGTTAATttgtatatatttcatattttattctGTGATGTGTCTTTAGGAGAACTTGGGCAAACTGATGACCAACCTGAGGAGCACCCATCCTCACTTTGTGCGTTGTCTCATTCCCAATGAAGTTAAAGTACCAGGTAATATTTCTTCAAATAATCTCTACATTCGAGGTTGATGTTTTAGTAGGATATAGCAAAATGAATGtcatattttaaaagtaaaaaatcGATAACACTTCACAGGAATGATGGAGAACCACCTGGTTATCCACCAGCTGAGATGTAACGGTGTGCTGGAGGGCATCAGAATCTGCAGAAAGGGCTTTCCCAGCAGAATCCTCTATGCTGACTTTAAGCAGAGGTATTACCTAATTGACAGAACAATTCTATTGTCACGATAATACAATTCCTTTGCCTACATATTTAAAACTTGTTTATATACACCTTTCTTTTAAACACTTAACATACTCACTCCTATAGATACAAAGTACTGAATGCCAGTGTCATTCCTGAGGGACAGTTCATTGACAACAAGAAGGCTTCTGAGAAGCTGCTTGGATCCATTGATGTGCCTCACGACGAGTACAAATTTGGACACACCAAGGTCTGTTTATTGTTGTCAAAAATTAAATATTTACCGGATACTTCCCTGATACTGAAAGATAGTCTCTGACAAGATGTCTTTCTTACATTAAGGTGTTCTTCAAAGCTGGTCTTCTGGGTACTCTTGAGGAGTTGCGAGATGAGAAGCTGGCATCTTTGGTCGGAATGATTCAGGCTCTCTCTCGGGGTTACCTCATGAGGAAGGAGTATGTGAAAATGACAGCTACAAGGTATGTTTCAAAAGATTGATACATAAGAAGTTTTGCTATTTTGTCAAATCAAAAATGTTGCATTAAAATGGACTGCCTTTTCGCCACAGGGAAGCTGTTTACACTATTCAGTACAACATCCGCTCATTCATGAATGTCAAAACCTGGCCATGGATGAAGGTGTACTACAAGATCAAGCCTCTTCTGAAGAGTGCTGAAACGGAGAAGGAGCTCTCTGCAATGAAGGAGAACTATGAGAAGATGAAGACAGACCTGGCCACTGCGCTGGCCAAGAAGAAGGAACTTGAGGAGAAGATGGTTTCTCTACTGCAGGAGAAGAATGATCTTGCGCTGCAAGTGGCCTCTGTAAGTAAAAATGTTTATCCGTctcaacatgtacacacaatgaGATACATGTGATATGATATTTGATATGACTGATATGATGACACATTTTAAACAGGAAGGAGATAATCTGAATGATGCTGAAGAGAGGTGTGAGGGACTCATCAAGAGTAAGATCCAGCTGGAGGCTAAACTCAAGGAGACAACCGAGAGactagaggatgaagaggaaatGAATGCTGAGCTGACTGCCAAGAAGAGGAAACTGGAGGATGAATGCTCTGAGCTCAAGAAGGACATTGATGACCTGGAGCTTAccttggccaaagtggagaaggagaaacatGCCACTGAGAACAAGGTTTGCAAAGATTCTTTGAAAGGagattaaataaaatacaaataagcaTGTTCCACGCATTACACataattttgttttgtttaggtgAAGAACCTTACGGAGGAGATGGCCTCTCAGGATGAGAGCGTTGCTAAGCTATCAAAGGAGAAGAAAGCCCTCCAAGAGGCACATCAGCAGACTCTTGATGACCTACAGGCAGAGGAAGACAAAGTGAACACTCTGACCAAGGCCAAGACCAAGCTTGAACAGCAAGTGGATGATGTGAGGTTCCTTTCTAACCCTCCTTTCTGACATTAGAAAAAACATGGTAATTCTTTTGAAATgcagtcaaataaaatataatttttaattgCAGCTTGAAGGTTCTCTGGAACAAGAGAAAAAACTCCGTATGGACCTTGAGAGAGCCAAGCGAAAGCTTGAGGGTGACCTGAAATTGGCTCAGGAATCAATAATGGATCTGGAAAATGACAAACAGCAGTCTGATGAGAAACTCAAAAAGTAATGTGATTGAACAAAAATCGTGCTTTTGATTAGAAAGATTCACAAGAAGTATGTTAATAAGTTATGTGGTATTGTTTCATCATCAGGAAAGACTTTGAGACCAGTCAGCTTCTAAGCAAGATTGAGGATGAGCAGTCCCTGGGTGCTCAGCTTCAAAAGAAGATCAAGGAGCTTCAGGTAAGACAATATATATGACAATCCCACATGAATGTTTCATAAATATTAGTACATTCTTAAAAAGTATTATGTGTTCCTTACTTATTAGGCCCGTATtgaagagctggaggaggaaatTGAGGCTGAGCGTGCTGCTCGTGCCAAGGTTGAGAAGCAGAGAGCTGATCTCTCCAGAGAACTTGAAGAGATCAGTGAGAGGCTTGAGGAGGCTGGTGGAGCCACTTCTGCTCAGATTGAGATGAACAAGAAGCGTGAGGCTGAATTCCAGAAGCTGCGTCGTGACCTTGAGGAGTCCACCCTGCAGCAtgaagccactgctgctgctctgcgtaagaagcaggctgacagtgtagcagagctgggagagcagattgacaaccTCCAGCGTGTCAAGCAGAAGcttgagaaggagaagagcgagTACAAGATGGAGATTGATGACCTCTCAAGCAACATGGAAGCAGTTGCAAAGGCCAAGGTGAATTAtctttcaaattaaaaataCCATATTATAATTAATACTATATAATCTGTATAAGAAACCACTTGTGCTAACAAGTAAAACGTTGTATCACCAGGGAAATCTGGAGAAGATGTGCCGTACCCTGGAGGACCAGCTGAGTGAAATCAAGGCCAAGAGTGATGAGAACAGTCGCCAGATAAATGACATCAGTGCTCAGAGAGCAAGGCTGTTGACAGAGAATGGTAAGTACTCACAATTACTTAAAGAAAAACCTGCATATTAGAATAGCCCTAACGATAACCATAAATAACATTAACACTAACCTCAAACAAATGCAACCCAACCTTATTCAAGTATTTAGGGGAGAAATGTGGTATTGCTATATTTTATAGCTAACAATTGATGTCATCACCTAGGTGAGTTTGGTCGTCTGCTCGAGGAGAAAGAGGGTCTCGTCTCCCAGCTTACCAGAGGCAAGCAGGCCTTTACTCAGCAGattgaggagctgaagaggctAAATGAGGAGGAAGTCAAGGTAAACCatcatttttattcatttaatttcatgATTTCATTATGTCACTGCAGAATCTACATTTCTGTATCTTTAAATGTGTTAATTAATTGAGTGAATCACCTTTTGCAGGCCAAGAATGCTCTTGCTCATGGTGTGCAATCAGCCCGCCATGACTGTGACCTTCTGAGGGAGCagtttgaggaggagcaggaggccaagGCTGAGCTGCAGCGTGGAATGTCCAAGGCCAACGGTGAGGTGGCTCAGTGGAGGAGCAAGTATGAAACTGATGCTATCCAGCGCACTGAGGAGCTTGAGGAGTCCAAGTGAGTCAAACATTTAATACTTTCGCTAAAGAGCACATTATCTTTGATGAATGTCTACAAATGAAAACATGTGATACTTTAACAGGAAAAAGCTTGCCCAGCGCCTTCAAGAGGCTGAGGAACAGATTGAGGCTGTGAACTCAAAGTGTGCCTCTCTGGAGAAGACCAAACAGAGactccagggtgaggtggaggatcTCATGGTTGATGTGGAGAGGGCCAACGGACTGGCTGCCAATCTTGACAAGAAGCAGAGGAACTTTGATAAGGTGTGCTGTCATTCATTGAGATGGCAGTTTAAATGGTATTATTCTATGATTTTTCTTCCAGTGATTAACATGTACCGCTTTATTAACAATATTGTGCAGGTTTTGGCTGACTGGAAGCAGAAATATGAGGAGGGCCAGGCAGAGCTTGAAGGAACTCAGAAAGAGGCTCGTTCTCTCAGCACTGAGCTTTTCAAGATGAAGAACTCCTATGAAGAAGCACTGGATCAGCTGGAGACCCTGAAGCGCGAAAACAAGAACCTGCAACGTGAGTTAAACTGTTCATTTCGGCAGCAATGTTTCCAAGATTACTCTATATATAACTTTAATGGAATTTATGACAACAAAAATACGTAACCCTCGCAACAGAGGAGATTTCGGACCTGACTGAACaaattggtgagactggaaagAGCATCCATGAGCTGGAGAAATCCAAGAAGCTagtggagacagagaagagtGAGATCCAGACTGCCCTAGAGGAAGCTGAGGTGATTataatagaaatagaaataaaTTGGGACATACCTTTGTTATTATGAAATTGAATATGTCATGAATATGCCAAACATTGGTTTATAATTTAGGGTACTCTGGAGCATGAAGAGTCCAAGATTCTGCGTGTCCAGCTGGAGCTCAACCAGATTAAGGGTGAGGTTGACAGGAAGCTGgctgagaaggatgaggagatggagcagatcAAGAGGAACAGCCTGAGGATCACTGACTCCATGCAGAGCACACTGGATTCTGAGGTCAGGAGCAGGAATGATGCCCTGAGaatcaagaagaagatggagggagactTGAATGAGATGGAGATCCAGCTGAGCCATGCCAACCGCCAGGCTGCTGAGGCCCAGAAGCAGCTGAGAAATGTTCAAGGACAACTGAAGGTATTACCCAAACTAGTGTCCAGGACATAATATATGGACATTTGTTTCCTGTTGCGTCATGTTCCATGGTGTTTCCATGTTCATTTTAGGATGCCCAACTGCATCTTGATGATGCTGTCAGAGGAGGTGAAGACCTGAAGGAGCAGGCTGCCATGGTGGACCGTAGGAACGGTCTCATGGTGGCTGAAATTGAGGAGCTGAGGGCAGctctggaacagacagagagaggccgcaAAGTGGCTGAGCAAGAGCTCATTGATGCTAGTGAGCGCGTTGGACTTCTGCACTCTCaggtgaacaaacaaacaaatattcttCCAAGAAATGCCCCCATGTTTCCTAAAATATTTAGCAAGATTGTACGTCTGTCATAAAGAttgcaaacatttacatttatttcagaATACAAGTCTTCTGAACACAAAGAAGAAGCTTGAGACTGACCTGGTCCaagtccagggtgaggtggacgACACCGTCCAGGAAGCCAGGAATGCTGAAGAGAAGGCCAAGAAGGCCATCACTGATGTAGGCTTGCTATTATTTGTTAATTCATTGAATCGGACCTTGCTTGAACTCTCAATtaatatgttatattttatattaggcTGCAATGATGGCTGAGGAGCTAAAGAAAGAGCAGGATACTAGCTCTCACCttgagaggatgaagaagaacctGGAGGTCACAGTGAAAGACCTGCAGCATCGCCTGGATGAGGCTGAGAACCTGGCAATGAAGGGTGGCAAGAAGCAGCTCCAGAAACTGGAGTCCAGAGTAAGATACTGGAACACATGGTTGTATTCACAATTCCAGCATAATGAGAGTATATTTATTGAAAATATTTGATTTCTTAAGGTGCGTGAGCTGGAAACAGAGGTTGAAGGTGAACAGAGACGTGGAGTAGATGCTGTTAAGGGTGTCCGCAAATATGAGAGGAGAGTGAAGGAACTCACCTACCAGGTATGCCAGCTTATAttgaaaataacatttaaatcaATGAATATCAGAAAAGATTTCAGTCAAGAGTCTGGAGCATAACCATTTGCATTACTTTAGACTGAAGAGGATAAGAAGAATGGTGCTAGACTCCAGGATCTTGTTGATAAGCTTCAGCTGAAGGTGAAGGCTTACAAGAGGCAGGCTGAGGAAGCGGTAAGTAGAAACAACATAACAAAATCAAGTTATTGCATACATTTTGGTACTTCTTATTTAAACAACATTTGAATGTTCctacaggaggagcaggccaacTCTTACCTGTCCAAGTGCAGGAAGGTACAacatgagctggaggaggctgaggaacgtGCTGACATCGCTGAGACTCAGGTCAACAAGCTGAGGTCTAAGAGCCGTGATGGTGGCAAGGTAAGTTCATCACTCTATTAGCCCATTGACTCAGAAAGAAATTAAATGCAAACAAAGATGTTGGTTGTTTAATGtcttccttttgttttcttccccAGGGAAAGGAGGCAGCTGAATAAGATGTAATGCATCATTGTACATTCATAAAGGCATGTCATAAAATATGACTTCTTGTTCATAATAAATAATGAgttgaaataaaatattattaaaaagatATTTTTTTGGTGGTAGTTTCACTAATTACTTTATTAGTTTGAGTAACAATGGGCCATTCATCATCATTTCACCAACTTTTGAAGTAGTTAGATTGAATCTGATCGGTcaatcttactactataatagcaggcctgtcgcgccagttactcaagttactcatgtgcgcatgtgccaagcagcctgcagctcacacacacacacacacacacacacacacacacacacacacacacacacacacacacacacacacacacacacacagtgagggcgaacgcatacatacaccgcaagcacgcacatacacactgcatacacacacacagcacacacacgcacatgcgcacaaacatacatggaaatgcacacacacacacgcacgcacacacaccgcacgtcaagacaaaggcagcgacacatacacggaagagcacacacacacgcgcacacaccgtacGTCAAGacaggcagcgacacactcgccgagCTAAGAAGTTATGTTTTAAAACAtaatggctccgccatcgacacacgcgcaggtaagactctacgtttttaaacataagggctccacacaccgcagcgacactcacccttaaacataacggctctgccatcgacacacgcCTAGGTtagaacacacgcacgcgcacacaccgcagcgacccTCGCctaggtaagacgttatgtttttaaacataacggctccgccatcgacacacgtgcctaggtaaaaacacacacgcacacaccgcagcgacaaactctcccaggcAAGACGTTCTGTCTaaagactgtagaaattgcgataaaagaagagaaaatttctcacctcgacaagcaacggcaggtcgttaatttcaaacattgcgccgaccggcatatcaacacacaagtcacgtggtcttaaagagacagtgtccctataacacaacgaaaacatttgaataactcagtatggtgaattatgtctatagagtccaccccAAGACTACAcgctcaaatgtaatatcaccctcctccttgagcctcccgaaatgtctttacactttgttgctgaAACTTAATATTACccccctccttgagcctcccgaaatgtcttgcgatattgatatcccccttcccccctgcagacttttttagttgttttatttttcttatgttttgtgtgtatggtatgtgtgactgtaggctactgctgccggTCACTGGAAGAGATgattaatctcaatgatgattattattttcaactaaccaatagtagttgccttgcattttaaaatgtcaaggcacttttcagccctgaatagcaataaaagctatttaataattgatttgcatgcatagtatactacactttccattaaaCAATTTCCCCTGTTACCACAAAttgactaattttataatgccatcaaatgctcacacactagctgctttcagacacacgtgttagtcctgatattctcctgatgggccgtatgtgtgaacaactttggtgacatttgtaccctgaaaatctcttGAATAATACTACCCTTGACGTAGTTTTTTCTCcctaggaaatgtaaattaccttatatgtgaatgaggagtataAAGTCAGTATTTCTCACACCAATTTAGTGGGCATGTTGATGacacttctgcatgtcattgagtggccccctaaatgacaatcagcctgttgcctttagttcgctgaatggttaaaaaatatttaaattatggcactgcttttaagagtcatttttggtgaacgaatgttatacgttgtaacattataggcaaaatgttattatattttgcGCTCAGAAAtctgttacattatcgactggggtttccacattattgctatgggtttaataaCTCTAGTATTAATAAAACTCAAATGAATACAGAATTGTACAAATATTCACAACTCTGGAATGGGTACTATGAAATATATGATAACAGAAAATGATCACTGAAATATTATATGTACATTCATTAGTTGTTTAATGATTCAAAGTTGTGCCGTGCGGAAGGTTTAAATTTAAGAGATGAGATAACAATTCATACTGGGGAACAAACAACCCCCAAAATGTCCCAGAAACTCAATAACGTTACTTTAGACTTCCTGATTCACGCTGGCCCAGAAAATGCACCCATGTTAAATGGGGTGGTAATCCTTTAACTTGAAATCAACAGGTCCTGTATCCATAAAGGACCTGCCTTATATTGTTAACCTTTCATGAGTTTGACACTTAGAATGACGGTACAGTCATTCACCATTAATTAATATTAGTTAATGCAGAAATAAGCATTCACCCAGTGTTAACTAAAAGTAACCTAATGGCTAGTtatcatttactaatggtgttaaTGATGAATAAGGAATTTATGTAGTGTTGTGTCATTAGTGTCATTGTCATTGCAATCAAAAGTAGATTTTGCATACGGTGATGTCATTTAACAGACCAATGTTTTCATTGGCGATCTTCCATCCGAACTAGCCTGAAGCTCCAATGACGGCACCAATTGTCCTACAAATCTTGTATTTTCTCATATGAACAGTGTCTGGGGTCATACAACTCGCTGTATTTCTCTACCTCAACCATCAACCGCACCTCTTCCATGATCGCAAATGGAAAAGAGTAAGAATATGCAAAGTAATCAAGAGGTTCATAGTCTGTGGACGGACACAGGGTTCTAGTTTTATGGGGGGCCTAGAACTACGGTTATTTCATTTTATAGGATATGGGGATGCCTCATTATCCATACGGTGAGACGATGACGCACCTCCGCTATGCCCTGGCCTAGGGTGTAGCCAGACTACAATGCAATTGTACTCAGTAGATAGTAGCAGTAA
It encodes:
- the LOC115542544 gene encoding myosin heavy chain, fast skeletal muscle-like isoform X1 is translated as MSTDAEMALYGKAAIFLRKPEKERLESQSAPFDAKSAAYVADAKELYVKCTIIKKEAGKTTVKVLATEEERTVKDDDVTPMNPPKYDKIEDMAMMTHLNEASVLYNLKERYAAWMIYTYSGLFCATVNPYKWLPVYDQEVVNAYRGKKRMEAPPHIFSVSDNAIQNMLTDRQNQSVLITGESGAGKTVNTKRVIQYFATIAVASDKKKDQAPGKIQGSLEDQIIAANPLLEAYGNAKTVRNDNSSRFGKFIRIHFGATGKLASADIETYLLEKSRVTFQLPDERGYHIFYQMMTNHKPEIVEMSLITTNPYDFPMCSQGHITVASIDDKEELDATDDAIDILGFNGEEKNAIYKFTGAVLHHGNMKFKQKQREEQAEPDGNEEADKISYLLGLNSADMLKALCYPRVKVGNEFVTKGQTVPQVYNSVSALGKSIYERMFLWMVIRINQMLDTKQARSSYIGVLDIAGFEIFDYNSMEQLCINFTNEKLQQFFNHTMFVLEQEEYKKEGIIWEFIDFGMDLAACIELIEKPMGIFSILEEECMFPKASDTSFKNKLYEQHLGKNKAFEKPKPGKGKADADFAMVHYAGTVAYSVAGWLDKNKDPLNDSVIGLYQKSSNKLMPVLYPAVVEEVGGAKKGGKKKGGSMQTVSSQFRENLGKLMTNLRSTHPHFVRCLIPNEVKVPGMMENHLVIHQLRCNGVLEGIRICRKGFPSRILYADFKQRYKVLNASVIPEGQFIDNKKASEKLLGSIDVPHDEYKFGHTKVFFKAGLLGTLEELRDEKLASLVGMIQALSRGYLMRKEYVKMTATREAVYTIQYNIRSFMNVKTWPWMKVYYKIKPLLKSAETEKELSAMKENYEKMKTDLATALAKKKELEEKMVSLLQEKNDLALQVASEGDNLNDAEERCEGLIKSKIQLEAKLKETTERLEDEEEMNAELTAKKRKLEDECSELKKDIDDLELTLAKVEKEKHATENKVKNLTEEMASQDESVAKLSKEKKALQEAHQQTLDDLQAEEDKVNTLTKAKTKLEQQVDDLEGSLEQEKKLRMDLERAKRKLEGDLKLAQESIMDLENDKQQSDEKLKKKDFETSQLLSKIEDEQSLGAQLQKKIKELQARIEELEEEIEAERAARAKVEKQRADLSRELEEISERLEEAGGATSAQIEMNKKREAEFQKLRRDLEESTLQHEATAAALRKKQADSVAELGEQIDNLQRVKQKLEKEKSEYKMEIDDLSSNMEAVAKAKGNLEKMCRTLEDQLSEIKAKSDENSRQINDISAQRARLLTENGEFGRLLEEKEGLVSQLTRGKQAFTQQIEELKRLNEEEVKAKNALAHGVQSARHDCDLLREQFEEEQEAKAELQRGMSKANGEVAQWRSKYETDAIQRTEELEESKKKLAQRLQEAEEQIEAVNSKCASLEKTKQRLQGEVEDLMVDVERANGLAANLDKKQRNFDKVLADWKQKYEEGQAELEGTQKEARSLSTELFKMKNSYEEALDQLETLKRENKNLQQEISDLTEQIGETGKSIHELEKSKKLVETEKSEIQTALEEAEGTLEHEESKILRVQLELNQIKGEVDRKLAEKDEEMEQIKRNSLRITDSMQSTLDSEVRSRNDALRIKKKMEGDLNEMEIQLSHANRQAAEAQKQLRNVQGQLKDAQLHLDDAVRGGEDLKEQAAMVDRRNGLMVAEIEELRAALEQTERGRKVAEQELIDASERVGLLHSQNTSLLNTKKKLETDLVQVQGEVDDTVQEARNAEEKAKKAITDAAMMAEELKKEQDTSSHLERMKKNLEVTVKDLQHRLDEAENLAMKGGKKQLQKLESRVRELETEVEGEQRRGVDAVKGVRKYERRVKELTYQTEEDKKNGARLQDLVDKLQLKVKAYKRQAEEAEEQANSYLSKCRKVQHELEEAEERADIAETQVNKLRSKSRDGGKGKEAAE
- the LOC115542544 gene encoding myosin heavy chain, fast skeletal muscle-like isoform X2; this translates as MSTDAEMALYGKAAIFLRKPEKERLESQSAPFDAKSAAYVADAKELYVKCTIIKKEAGKTTVKVLATEEERTVKDDDVTPMNPPKYDKIEDMAMMTHLNEASVLYNLKERYAAWMIYTYSGLFCATVNPYKWLPVYDQEVVNAYRGKKRMEAPPHIFSVSDNAIQNMLTDRQNQSVLITGESGAGKTVNTKRVIQYFATIAVASDKKKDQAPGKIQGSLEDQIIAANPLLEAYGNAKTVRNDNSSRFGKFIRIHFGATGKLASADIETYLLEKSRVTFQLPDERGYHIFYQMMTNHKPEIVEMSLITTNPYDFPMCSQGHITVASIDDKEELDATDDAIDILGFNGEEKNAIYKFTGAVLHHGNMKFKQKQREEQAEPDGNEEADKISYLLGLNSADMLKALCYPRVKVGNEFVTKGQTVPQVYNSVSALGKSIYERMFLWMVIRINQMLDTKQARSSYIGVLDIAGFEIFDYNSMEQLCINFTNEKLQQFFNHTMFVLEQEEYKKEGIIWEFIDFGMDLAACIELIEKPMGIFSILEEECMFPKASDTSFKNKLYEQHLGKNKAFEKPKPGKGKADADFAMVHYAGTVAYSVAGWLDKNKDPLNDSVIGLYQKSSNKLMPVLYPAVVEEVGGAKKGGKKKGGSMQTVSSQFRENLGKLMTNLRSTHPHFVRCLIPNEVKVPGMMENHLVIHQLRCNGVLEGIRICRKGFPSRILYADFKQRYKVLNASVIPEGQFIDNKKASEKLLGSIDVPHDEYKFGHTKVFFKAGLLGTLEELRDEKLASLVGMIQALSRGYLMRKEYVKMTATREAVYTIQYNIRSFMNVKTWPWMKVYYKIKPLLKSAETEKELSAMKENYEKMKTDLATALAKKKELEEKMVSLLQEKNDLALQVASEGDNLNDAEERCEGLIKSKIQLEAKLKETTERLEDEEEMNAELTAKKRKLEDECSELKKDIDDLELTLAKVEKEKHATENKVKNLTEEMASQDESVAKLSKEKKALQEAHQQTLDDLQAEEDKVNTLTKAKTKLEQQVDDLEGSLEQEKKLRMDLERAKRKLEGDLKLAQESIMDLENDKQQSDEKLKKKDFETSQLLSKIEDEQSLGAQLQKKIKELQARIEELEEEIEAERAARAKVEKQRADLSRELEEISERLEEAGGATSAQIEMNKKREAEFQKLRRDLEESTLQHEATAAALRKKQADSVAELGEQIDNLQRVKQKLEKEKSEYKMEIDDLSSNMEAVAKAKGNLEKMCRTLEDQLSEIKAKSDENSRQINDISAQRARLLTENGEFGRLLEEKEGLVSQLTRGKQAFTQQIEELKRLNEEEVKAKNALAHGVQSARHDCDLLREQFEEEQEAKAELQRGMSKANGEVAQWRSKYETDAIQRTEELEESKKKLAQRLQEAEEQIEAVNSKCASLEKTKQRLQGEVEDLMVDVERANGLAANLDKKQRNFDKVLADWKQKYEEGQAELEGTQKEARSLSTELFKMKNSYEEALDQLETLKRENKNLQQEISDLTEQIGETGKSIHELEKSKKLVETEKSEIQTALEEAEGTLEHEESKILRVQLELNQIKGEVDRKLAEKDEEMEQIKRNSLRITDSMQSTLDSEVRSRNDALRIKKKMEGDLNEMEIQLSHANRQAAEAQKQLRNVQGQLKDAQLHLDDAVRGGEDLKEQAAMVDRRNGLMVAEIEELRAALEQTERGRKVAEQELIDASERVGLLHSQNTSLLNTKKKLETDLVQVQGEVDDTVQEARNAEEKAKKAITDAAMMAEELKKEQDTSSHLERMKKNLEVTVKDLQHRLDEAENLAMKGGKKQLQKLESRVRELETEVEGEQRRGVDAVKGVRKYERRVKELTYQTEEDKKNGARLQDLVDKLQLKVKAYKRQAEEAEEQANSYLSKCRKVQHELEEAEERADIAETQVNKLRSKSRDGGKGKEAAE